A genome region from Candidatus Binatia bacterium includes the following:
- a CDS encoding GNAT family N-acetyltransferase, which translates to MTFELQPTLSGELLELRPLRPEDFDALYAVASDPLIWEQHPEPDRYREERFRVYFDGALKSGGALIAVDRKSGAVIGASRYHAYDPAASEIEIGYTFLGRPFWGGRYNGEMKRLMLNHAFRFVDRVVFLIGEDNWRSRRAVEKIGGVYAGTRIDGKRQERVVYAITAEAWRGRVAEDPPRPPA; encoded by the coding sequence TTGACCTTCGAGCTGCAGCCCACGCTGTCCGGGGAACTGCTGGAGCTTCGTCCTCTCCGTCCGGAGGACTTCGACGCGCTCTACGCGGTCGCCTCCGACCCGCTCATCTGGGAGCAGCACCCCGAACCGGACCGCTATCGCGAGGAGCGCTTCCGGGTCTATTTCGACGGCGCCCTGAAGTCCGGCGGAGCGCTGATCGCGGTCGATCGCAAGAGCGGTGCGGTCATCGGGGCATCCCGCTATCACGCCTACGATCCGGCCGCCAGCGAGATCGAGATCGGCTATACGTTCCTCGGGCGCCCCTTCTGGGGCGGCCGCTACAACGGCGAGATGAAGCGGCTGATGCTGAACCATGCCTTCCGCTTCGTCGATCGCGTCGTCTTCCTCATCGGCGAGGACAACTGGCGGTCGCGGAGGGCGGTCGAGAAGATCGGCGGCGTCTACGCGGGGACCCGGATCGACGGGAAGCGTCAGGAGCGGGTGGTCTACGCGATCACCGCGGAGGCCTGGCGCGGGCGCGTCGCCGAGGATCCTCCGCGCCCGCCGGCATGA
- a CDS encoding cysteine synthase family protein: MKILEAIGNTSIVRLQRVVPPGAADVFVKLEWENPTGSMKDRMARAVIEGAERKGRLHPGDTVVEYTGGSTGASLALVCAAKGYRIHIVSSDAFAREKRDQMAAYGADLTLVPSEGGLTTKKLILDMVETARRLAERPNSHATDQLQNEDSLTGYHALGEEIWLQTNGRIDAFVHAVGTAASLRGVATILKRHNAAVRIVAVEPAESAVLGGGPPGAHKIEGIGIGYTPPLWDPSLVDEIVPIATPDAKEMTRRLAREEALFAGTSSGANVLAAIQVAGRLGPGRRVVTLAVDSGLKYLNTDVYRTG; this comes from the coding sequence ATGAAGATCCTCGAGGCGATCGGCAACACCTCCATCGTTCGCCTGCAGCGCGTCGTGCCTCCGGGCGCCGCGGACGTGTTCGTCAAGCTCGAGTGGGAGAACCCGACCGGCAGCATGAAGGACCGGATGGCGCGCGCCGTCATCGAGGGCGCCGAGCGGAAGGGCCGGCTCCATCCCGGCGATACGGTGGTCGAGTACACGGGTGGCAGCACCGGGGCTTCGCTGGCCCTGGTCTGCGCGGCGAAGGGCTATCGCATCCACATCGTGAGCTCCGACGCCTTCGCGCGGGAAAAGCGCGATCAGATGGCGGCGTACGGGGCCGACCTCACGCTGGTTCCGAGCGAGGGCGGGCTCACGACGAAGAAGCTCATCCTGGACATGGTCGAGACGGCGCGGCGCCTGGCCGAGCGGCCGAACAGCCATGCGACCGACCAGCTGCAGAACGAGGACAGCCTCACCGGCTACCACGCCCTCGGCGAGGAGATCTGGCTGCAGACGAACGGCCGGATCGATGCGTTCGTCCACGCGGTCGGGACGGCGGCGTCCCTGCGCGGCGTCGCGACCATCCTGAAGCGGCACAACGCCGCGGTGCGGATCGTGGCGGTCGAGCCCGCGGAGTCGGCGGTTCTCGGCGGGGGCCCGCCGGGCGCGCACAAGATCGAGGGGATCGGAATCGGCTACACGCCGCCGCTCTGGGATCCTTCGCTCGTGGACGAGATCGTCCCGATCGCCACTCCGGATGCCAAGGAGATGACGCGGCGTCTCGCCCGCGAGGAGGCGCTCTTCGCGGGGACCTCCTCCGGAGCGAACGTGCTCGCGGCGATTCAGGTCGCCGGGAGGCTGGGCCCCGGGCGGAGGGTCGTGACGCTGGCGGTCGACTCGGGCTTGAAGTACCTGAACACGGACGTGTACCGGACGGGCTGA